The genomic DNA accaccaaaccagctctacaacaaatgctaaaggaacttctctaagtgggaaacacaagagaagaaaaggacctacaaaaacaaacccataaaaattaaccaaatggtaataggaacttacatgtcgataattaccttaaaggtgaatggattaaatgctccaaccaaaagacatagagtttGCTCACCTGCCCAAGAGTACCTTTGTGTTGGATGAATTTAAGCGCAAGTACTCCAACGAGGACACACTCTCCGTGGCGCTGCCGTACCTTTGGGAGCACTTTGATAAAGATGGCTGGTCCCTGTGGTACTCCGAGTACAGCTTCCCTGAAGAGCTCACCCAGACCTTCATGAGCTGCAACCTCATCACTGGAACGCTCCAGCGACTGGACAAACTGAGGAAGAATGCCTTTGCCAGTGTCATTCTGTTTGGAACCAACAATAGCAGCTCCATTTCTGGAGTCTGGGTCTTCTGAGGCCAGGAGCGTGCCCTTCCGCTGAGTCCAGGTTGGCAGGTGCACTATGAGCCACACACATGGCAGAAACTGGATCCCAGCAGCGAGGAGACCCAGACGCTGGTTCGAGAATACTTTTCCTGGGATGGGGCCTTCCAGCATGTGGGCAAAGCCTTCAATCAGGGCAAGATCTTCAAGTGAACATCTCTTGCCATCGCCTAGCTGCCTGCACCTGCCCTTCAGGGAGAATGGGGGTCACTAAAGGAAACTGAACATTGAACCCTTTCCTGCCCTGCCTCCTTTGTGGGTGATGGCTTCTTCAAAGGGGAGTAGATATGTTGAAGCAGGGTGTTGTCTATACCTGCAGGACCTCCCTGTGTAGGAGAGGACTTCAGAAGAGCAGAAAGAGAGGCCTCTcctcagttttgatttttttttttaattgccttgcCTCTCCTGTGATGACCACCTTCTAGCCTAGCTGGGAGAGAGTGGATGTAGTTAGGAGGTGGTGACACGGGGCTTTGTAACTACCTAACTCCAGACCTTCCCGCATGAAGGGGAAGAATACCTGCCGATGCGGTGAGAGCACAGCATGCAGAGCGACTTAACACTACTTCCCGCAACTGCCCTGTGAGGTAGGGCAGCAGCGAGAAGAGACTCCTTGGAACAGATACCGGCCTGTGGCCCCTAACCTGGCTGCGGATCATCTCTGGGGTATCCGTACTTTCTAACAAGGAAGTGGGGTTCAGAGATTCAAGCAACTTGCCTGTGATCACACATCTTAGGTGGTGGAGACAGGATTTTGAACCCAGTGGGTGTCACTGGAGCCTGTACCCTAAACACGCCCTAGCGcttcctgcaaaaaaaaaaaaaaaaaaagagtccacgAAAACCTCCACAGGCTCAGTTGCTGCACATAACGCACAAAGGCGGGATTTTACAGCCGGGACAGGAACCCCTCTAAAACCGGAAGCACCCATTGCTACCGGGTCTAATGGGTGCATATGTAGGGTCTCCCAACAGCCAATCGTAGTGCCAGGCGTGTTTAGGAGGCGGAGCCGTGGAGAGACAGTGGCCAATGGCAGAGAGGGCCGTGAATAGAGTGAGGGCAACCGTGGGTGAGGGGAACAGAGTACAGCCGCCAGGGGAGACTGAGGAGCTCTAGCCAGTTGGGTGGTTAGACTGTTGACGTGAACTGTAGCAGTACCTCAGCCACCAAACTTCGATTCTCGCCTGCCCTTAAACATCATGGGAGATTCACAGCGTGAGCATCAGCAGGTGATACGACGCCACGACCGCGAGAAGACAGAGCTGCAGGCCCACATTCAGGACACGAAGAGCTCGGTCCCCGAGACCGACGAGGAGGGAAGAGAGCAGTTGCTCCTCGATGTGGCCCGCCTCGAGGCCGAGATGGAGCAGAAGCACCAGCAGGAGCTGGAGAAGTTTCAGGAGAGTTTCCCTGATAACAGCAACCGCGATTCTGTCACTGAAGACCTGCCCAAGGTGGATCTCAAGAACGAGCCTCCTGACCTCTcgaaggcacagagagggtgcGAAAGAAAGGTGGCCCGAGAGGGAGAAAGCCAGGAGAGGGTGGCCGAGGCTGAGATGGAGCATCTGGCCAGCTTCCGCCACGACGAGGAAATGGAGCTCAGCGCCATCCTGCGGGCCAGGAATCTGGAGATGCAGGGTATCCCGGCCGACGGCCACTGCATGTACCGCGCCATCCAACACCAGCTGCTGTCCTACGTGACCGTGGATTGCCTGCGGAGGCTCACCGCCGAGTACATGCGGAACCATGTCGACGACTTCCTGCCCTTCTTCAGCAACCCCGAAGCCGGCATCGCCGGCAGCCGCGACGACTTCTTGAGGTACTGCGACGACATCGTGCTCAGGGCGTTGTGGGGAGGCCAGCTCGAGCTGAGGGCCCTGTCGCACGTCTTGCAGACCCCCATCGAGGTGATCCAGGCCAACTCGCCCGCCGTCATCATGGGAGAGGAGTACACCAAGAAGCCAATCACCCTGGTCTACCACCGCTACTCCTACAGCTGCGGGGAGCACTACAGCTCGGTGAAGCCGCTCGGCGCCGGCTCCGCCAGGAGCGTGGCCCGGCGTCTCTTCTAGGCCCGCTGCCGCCATCGCCGCGGCGGCAGCCGTTGGAGCCGAAGCCGCCGGCGCCGCGTCTCCTCAGCAGGCTCCGCTTTTTTTCTTCGGTTTTCTCggggttttgtttattcatttcactCAGAGTTCACGCCCTctctccgcccccgcccccccccccttcttcctccctcgaTCTTCTGTCCTCCTCGATCGTCCCTGGGTTTCTTCTttcatggggtggggggaccgGAGGCCAGTGACCAGGAAGAGATCTGTACTGTCCTACCCTAGCGGGAGTGAGTTTGCCAAGTTCTCACCTTTCTTGCCCTGAAGGGTctctgccccgccccccacccatgAGAACTGGTCACGTTGCAAGTAACTTTGGGGTTCAAGAAATGGCAACTTGGTTTGATGCGTTCTTCACTTGGGGAAAAAAGTCAGTTTAGCTCAGAATCTTCCGGTTGCCCCGTGAATGTATTGATTACTTAAAGTTGGAGTTGATGTGAATGAAATGATTTGGGAATGCCTTTTGCTTagttctttgggggaaaaaaatgtatcgtGGGCTGTTTGGGGGTTTTGCTTTCCACTTCAACTGGGCTACTCAGGAGACGTCTCAAGTTACAAACAAGACCtcctctagtatttttttttttttcttttagctgcattgggtcttcgttgcagtgcgccggctctaggcacgcgggtttcagtagttatggtgtgtgggcttagtagttgtgacttgcaggctctagagcgcaggctcagaagttgtggcgcacaggcttagttgctctgcggcatgtggggtcttccccgaccagggctcgaacctgtgtccccgggattcttaaccactgagccaccaggggagccctagtattttgttttgttttttcataaaacCTTGTATGGTTGCAAATTAATTACAGTTGTTCAGATGTTTCCTGAACTCTAAATAATGTTTGTTAACTTTAGAAGTTTAAATGTAAGCGTTAAATGTAGCAAGTAGATTTACCTAAACTGATAGGCTAGATAAGGTTTGTTCTAAGATGTGAAAGATCtcaatttaatttcctttattaaatatAAGAAAGGGCATGACTTTATTCAAGTAGTTGATTCATTTCATTATATCTGCAATTGATGTGAAGTAAGAAGAGACAAACTGATAGGTAGTTTAACTTACTGTGAGGGGTGAGATCAACTAGTAAGTTTCCTTTATTCTCAGACATAAAAGGGTATAATTTTGTGCAAGCGGTTGGTCCACTTTGTTCTATCTACAACCGGTATGAGTGTGAAAGATCTGAACTTCGTCGTTTTCCTTAATTCTTAGagataaaaagtatttaaagagagatttttaaaagcattaaaggAGTTGATTCATTTTGTCATATCTGCAACTGGtatgaagcaaaaaaaagaaagtgagcaaTATACTTTTGTTGATATTTTAGACTTGTTGATATCTTgaatttgccaaaaaaaaagtaaaagtgaaaTGATTTGcagtaaacaattaaaaaaaatttaacctttaGATCCTGTATTTCAGTGAGATTACTTAAATTGATCTAAAAATTCTTTGTACACACcaactgttctaaaataaaatatacaaaggggaaaaggggaacaGTAGtttgtttaaagaataaaagcagtttaaaaaatacctggttttcatttttgtatagCTGACTTAGTTCATATAGAGTTTGTATACCAGGATCGACTTCAGCAAAGGAATCCTGGAGGGTTAGGGagcaggagagaagggggaggacaCAGTGACAGATGAGGCTTTTGGAAGATGGAATGGGCCTGCAGCCTTGATGGTGGCCTGGAGTGCAATCTCTCCCAGGGAAGGATTTAGGGAGTACCAAGGTAGTTGAAGCTATCCTGAGTTGATGTTTCACTCAGTGAAAACATCATGAAATGGCTTCAGTTAAGGATGTTCTCATTGCTATGCATGAAAAAGAATTCTCACTTTCAAAAACTTGCCAGTCCAGGGCTAGTGGCAGGAGGGAAAGAAgtgccactgttttttttttttttttgaaggcagggggtgggggtggggggaatctgttttcaaaatacaaatataGAAATCCTGCCAGATAGCTCACTGTGTAAATGTGTGCATCAGATACATTTTCAGATAGCCAGCTGGCTGAGAAGAGGAAGTCCCTGAGAAAACGAGGTATTTGGATGCATTGTGAGAAGAGTGCCTTTTATAGGGATGAGAAAGCTGGCTGGGGAAGGAAGAATAGGCCAGGAAGGGAGGCATAATCTGTAGAAGGGGGCCTGGCTGGGAAAAGGGGTGAAAATTGGGGAAGGGGTCAGTCTAGGAGGATGAATGGGACGTGGCAGGGGAAAGGGGAACAGGCAGAAGAAGGGGAGACGGCGAGGTAAGGGAACCTGTGTGAACTGGGGCACAGGGTGAAGAAGGAGGCCAGGCTAGGAAGGGGATAATGGAGTGGGGGCTGCTTAGGGAAGGAGGACTTGGCTGGTCAAGGGAAAGAGGCTTAGTTGAGTTAGGGGGCAAAAGATGAGAAAGGAATCCTTGACTGTTAAAGGGGGAAAAGCCTGGGGAATGGCACCTGACCAGGGAAAGAGATCTGTCTGGGAAAGTAGGCTTAAGCTGGGGAGAAAGGCCTAGGCTGGGGAAGAGGgtgaggctggggaaggggcctGGATGTGGGAAGGGGCCTGTCTTGGAAAAGGAGCACAGACTTGACAGGGTGGCACAAGCTGAGGATGGGAGactggctgggctgggggaggttCGGGGGTGCAAATATCCTGGCAGGGAAAGGTGGCCTGCCTGGGGAGGGGCTCCGGCGGGGGAAtggggcctgggagggaggcacaGGCTAGGAAAGGAACCTAGCAGGAGAGGTGGCGGAAGAGGTTCGAATGCTGAGACCGACATAGGCTGGGCGTGGGATAATAGGCGGGTTGATGGACCTGGTTGGAAGAGGGGGATTAGCAGGTGGAGAGGGCCTGCTAGGGCAGGGATCCTGCCTGGGAACGAAGGCGTGTGTCCTGGCTGAGGGAGGGCACATGGTTGAGGAAAGGGACCTAGCTGGGGCCACAGGCTAGGGATGGCGGGAAGGTCTGGCTGAGGAGGGGGAATAAGCTAGGGAAGGGGTTTGGTTGAGGAAGGGGTATACCGCTTGAGGAAAGGGACCTTACTGGGAAGGAGGCCCGCCTGGGAAAAGGAGCTTAGACTGGGGGAGAGGCTGTAGGTCCCTGGGTGAAGAGAGCCTGGCTGTGGGGAGGAGTCTGGCTGGGAAAGAGTTCCCAGctgggggcgtgtgtgtgtgtgtgtgtgtgtgtgtgtgtgtgtgtgtgtgtgaaggggtcCTGGCAGGGAAACGTCACATGGTCGGGGAGGGGACTTTACTGGTGATGGAGAGCTGAGAGAGGAGGATGCTTGGCCAGGGAAGGAGGCACTGGCTATGAAAGGCCA from Balaenoptera acutorostrata chromosome X, mBalAcu1.1, whole genome shotgun sequence includes the following:
- the LOC103008565 gene encoding OTU domain-containing protein 6A, with the translated sequence MGDSQREHQQVIRRHDREKTELQAHIQDTKSSVPETDEEGREQLLLDVARLEAEMEQKHQQELEKFQESFPDNSNRDSVTEDLPKVDLKNEPPDLSKAQRGCERKVAREGESQERVAEAEMEHLASFRHDEEMELSAILRARNLEMQGIPADGHCMYRAIQHQLLSYVTVDCLRRLTAEYMRNHVDDFLPFFSNPEAGIAGSRDDFLRYCDDIVLRALWGGQLELRALSHVLQTPIEVIQANSPAVIMGEEYTKKPITLVYHRYSYSCGEHYSSVKPLGAGSARSVARRLF
- the LOC103009439 gene encoding elongation factor 1-gamma-like — its product is MLQPKDIEFAHLPKSTFVLDEFKRKYSNEDTLSVALPYLWEHFDKDGWSLWYSEYSFPEELTQTFMSCNLITGTLQRLDKLRKNAFASVILFGTNNSSSISGVWVF